CCGGTATCAGCACATAAATCCTGTTCGGTTCTCCCACGCCCTGACGCACCCGCATGATAAGTCCGGCGGTTTCCAGTTCATTCAAAGAACGCTTGACCGTCATGAGGCTGCGGGACAGGACTGCGGCAATGGCTGTGATAGGGAAGCAGACAAAAAGAATCCCGTTCTCGTCCGCCTGCCCTCTGAAAAGCATAGCGTCCAACATCCGGCAGTACATGACCTTTGCGGTGCTGCTGACTGGAAATCCTGTCAAC
This Anaerobutyricum hallii DNA region includes the following protein-coding sequences:
- a CDS encoding DeoR family transcriptional regulator; protein product: MNFEFMTIDTPLPPCMPFPRALTGFPVSSTAKVMYCRMLDAMLFRGQADENGILFVCFPITAIAAVLSRSLMTVKRSLNELETAGLIMRVRQGVGEPNRIYVLIPGKEGATLA